The stretch of DNA GTTCGCGGTCGTGGGAAACGAGTCGGCGCCCGTCGCGCCGAGCGTCCAGATGTTGCCGCTGCCGTCGAGCGCGATTGTGGTGGCGTACTGATCGCACAGGTTGCCGCTGCCCACCTTGGTGCCGCCGACGAAGATCGAATACAGGAGCTTGGTCCCGACCGAACTCAGCTTACTGACGAACGCCGCCGAGTATGGATCGTTCCCGGCGCCCTGGCAGCCGCCGGCGAAAGTGAAGGTCGGCTGCAAAGCCGTCGCGGCCGTTACCGGGTAATCCTGGGAATGGGTTTGACCAGTGACGAAGACGTGGCCTGACGCATCGACCGTCAATCCCAGGACCCCGCCGTAGGGAGCGCTGCTGGTCCCGCCCAGCAGCGTGGACCACATCAGCGACGCCGCGCCTGTCTTCGTCAGGTCGAATTCCGCTACGAAACCGTTGTCCGCGCCCTTGATGGTCCTTTGAAACGTGCCGGCCGTGGTTGGGAAGGTGCCATTGGCGCGCACTTCGCCGCCGACCCATACGTGTCCGCTGCCGTCGGTCGCGATTCCCGCTCCGCCTTCGTTGGCGCTGCCGCCGAGGAAGGTGGAGTAGACCAGGTGAGAGCCGTCGGGGCTGAGCTCGTAAAGAAAGGCGTCTGAACTGCCGCCGCCGAACGTGGGCTGGAAGGCCGTTGCGGTGACCGGGAAGTCGCCCGAGGAAGTCGTGCCGGTGACGTATGCGTTCCCGGCGCCGTCAACCACGATACGCTGTGCGCAATCGCCAAAGAATCCCACGCCGCAGGTTCCGCCCTTGTCCGGGGTTCCGCCGA from Candidatus Binataceae bacterium encodes:
- a CDS encoding SBBP repeat-containing protein; translation: MGFFGDCAQRIVVDGAGNAYVTGTTSSGDFPVTATAFQPTFGGGSSDAFLYELSPDGSHLVYSTFLGGSANEGGAGIATDGSGHVWVGGEVRANGTFPTTAGTFQRTIKGADNGFVAEFDLTKTGAASLMWSTLLGGTSSAPYGGVLGLTVDASGHVFVTGQTHSQDYPVTAATALQPTFTFAGGCQGAGNDPYSAAFVSKLSSVGTKLLYSIFVGGTKVGSGNLCDQYATTIALDGSGNIWTLGATGADSFPTTANA